The following are from one region of the Gadus chalcogrammus isolate NIFS_2021 chromosome 19, NIFS_Gcha_1.0, whole genome shotgun sequence genome:
- the mrpl42 gene encoding 39S ribosomal protein L42, mitochondrial produces the protein MASGHLCRLRSLSRLYNSTNLRLGQTCLVPTCHQSNVAGHQFNDANCKVEIGVTSDGSTIVCYHPSVDVPYELTQPIERPGPLSNAAETHDQVIKAHLSMEVVKGKQGPTIEELSKMFFTTKHDWYPKGQYRTRRIKKNPPKDR, from the exons ATGGCGTCGGGTCATCTGTGCAGGTTAAGGTCCCTCTCAAGACTTTATAATTCCACAAACCTGAGGCTTGGACAAA CATGTTTAGTGCCAACCTGTCATCAATCAAACGTGGCTGGCCATCAATTCAATGACGCCAATTG CAAAGTGGAGATTGGTGTGACTTCCGATGGAAGCACCATTGTGTGCTACCATCCCTCCGTTGACGTTCCCTATGAACTAACCCAG CCAATCGAACGGCCGGGGCCTCTGAGCAACGCAGCAGAGACCCACGACCAGGTGATCAAGGCCCACCTCAGCATGGAGGTGGTCAAGGGCAAGCAGGGCCCCACCATCGAGGAGCTGAGCAAGATGTTCTTCACCACCAAGCACGACTGGTATCCCAAGGGCCA gtaTCGCACGAGACGTATAAAGAAGAATCCACCAAAAGACAGATAA